TATCTCCACGATGTTATCCTTGGTCTTGACCACCAGCTCCTCAGGTGCGAAGTGGTTGACATCCAAGGTGACCTTCCAGCTGTCGGCGGTCTGGCGGATCTCGGAGACGCCGCTGCTGAGCTGGCGGGTCAGCGCCTGGCTGAAGGGCGAGCCGGGCGCCGGCATCAGGGCGctctcccggggcagcaggcgGAAATATCCCGGCCAGGCGCTGCCGCTGGGCCACTTGTACCAATCCTCGGGGATGTGGGGCATCCCAAAGGACTGGTCGAAGAGGCGGCTGCCATGGTACCAGTCGCGGAAGGGGTCCCAGCTGGGGCTGCGCAGGAAGGTGAAGGGGACGCGGCGCTCGGCCATGGCGTG
This region of Aphelocoma coerulescens isolate FSJ_1873_10779 chromosome 19, UR_Acoe_1.0, whole genome shotgun sequence genomic DNA includes:
- the HSPB1 gene encoding heat shock protein beta-1, which produces MAERRVPFTFLRSPSWDPFRDWYHGSRLFDQSFGMPHIPEDWYKWPSGSAWPGYFRLLPRESALMPAPGSPFSQALTRQLSSGVSEIRQTADSWKVTLDVNHFAPEELVVKTKDNIVEITGKHEEKQDEHGFISRCFTRKYTLPPGVEATAVRSSLSPDGMLTVEAPLPKPAIQSAEITIPVTVESQAKEPAKK